The Porites lutea chromosome 4, jaPorLute2.1, whole genome shotgun sequence genome contains a region encoding:
- the LOC140933287 gene encoding extracellular calcium-sensing receptor-like, whose amino-acid sequence MSLFMFAVGILVATANKGESTKTNHSVHCANRERVSSLEADLILGGFFPVHIIKPTEGSTKQAHDINLYGLNWVEAMLFTIQEINSNHNPLPPNFTLGYDIRDSCNDVPVALQAALDLVLDAGNMSSANNNKSCSSVYCKCNVKGTQISAVIGAASSPISISVANVFGVDDTPQISYSSTSVLLSDKTVYPSFFRTIPSDTYQAQALADLLKHFGWTYVSIVASDNAYGRAGVDSLRTELKKREICIALEEIFNPSLSQQELRHIIELLKNEQKAKVIILWCERPNAVGFLNEASRQKLGGKTWIGTETWGDAYQLKTLDENVVGGMLGVLPLLKRHKDYEEHLSRLQPNNTDYNPWMWEYWTDKFGCVTHDAAYSNSTPVSNLQVLEEKFYVYTTKRPNVTLLCPKTSSKPPSADLLPRNKYTNVMDAVYAVAHAVKNIFDCKDVKNLLKSEKCPDILDSSIKPIDIVQFLKNVSFDGRSGSQIMFDNNGDLRFGSYAIKNLQQINDKEMDFKEIGIWDGQDGKLLVYNNSVITWNGWTSGRPKSVCADPCTPGYYQVKGSVACCWKCVKCEKGSVKPTTGPEPCRKCSEGYASNIQRTSCVKLKSDYLAWGNAEGVSATLLAALGLIISNCVLAVFYKYRDTAVVKASNRELSFVHLACIVAIFVHPFLMMGKPTVGGCTVLPLFFGIPFTLCTSIMLLKTDRLLRIFKARSRLTAGGSYLISNKMQAIVASVMTLVPVTLTTIWFVVHPPEVVIKVDNTREGWQILSCGASNELLNIVILGYVLVIALLCTYFAFKARKLPENFNEAKFICFAMFAFCVFWLSFFPAFYDSVGSTRNFLFCLAVLGSGYAVLGIMYAPKLRVILFHPESNTAEAFRATTLVAMKKAGVVVSSNSATPPRITPVPSPVPSRRNSPDGGVVLEGRTSAVSIGRTILPSPKLARH is encoded by the coding sequence ATGTCGCTCTTTATGTTTGCGGTTGGGATTCTGGTGGCCACTGCTAACAAAGGCGAGTCGACTAAAACAAACCATTCGGTACACTGTGCTAATCGGGAACGGGTCTCAAGCCTGGAAGCTGATTTGATTCTTGGCGGGTTTTTCCCAGTACATATCATCAAGCCCACCGAAGGGTCAACGAAACAAGCGCACGATATAAACCTGTACGGACTGAACTGGGTTGAAGCCATGTTGTTTACGATTCAAGAAATTAACAGCAACCACAATCCATTACCGCCTAATTTCACCTTGGGTTATGACATTAGAGATTCGTGCAACGATGTCCCTGTAGCATTGCAAGCTGCCTTGGATCTTGTACTCGATGCGGGGAATATGAGTAGCgcaaacaataacaaaagtTGCTCAAGCGTATATTGCAAATGTAATGTCAAGGGGACTCAGATATCGGCGGTCATCGGGGCGGCTTCGTCACCCATATCTATTAGTGTAGCGAATGTCTTCGGTGTAGACGACACCCCTCAGATCAGCTACTCGTCCACGAGTGTTCTTCTTAGCGATAAGACAGTGTATCCCTCGTTTTTCAGAACGATACCGTCGGATACGTACCAAGCCCAAGCCTTAGCTGATTTGTTGAAACATTTCGGTTGGACCTACGTGTCTATAGTGGCCTCGGATAATGCGTATGGTCGTGCTGGCGTCGATTCTCTGCGAACCGAGCTGAAAAAGCGGGAAATCTGCATAGCATTAGAAGAGATTTTTAATCCTTCGCTTTCGCAGCAGGAGCTTCGGCATATTATTGAATTGTTAAAGAACGAACAGAAAGCCAAAGTGATCATTTTGTGGTGTGAAAGACCAAACGCGGTAGGATTCTTAAATGAAGCTTCGCGCCAAAAGCTAGGTGGTAAAACTTGGATCGGAACCGAGACCTGGGGGGACGCATATCAGCTTAAAACGCTTGACGAGAACGTTGTTGGGGGAATGCTCGGCGTTCTTCCTCTGTTGAAACGGCATAAAGATTACGAGGAGCACTTAAGTCGCCTTCAGCCAAACAACACTGATTACAATCCTTGGATGTGGGAGTATTGGACCGACAAGTTTGGCTGTGTTACTCACGATGCAGCTTATTCCAACTCTACTCCGGTATCCAATCTCCAAGTTCTGGAAGAAAAATTTTACGTTTACACGACTAAGCGACCAAATGTGACCCTGCTATGTCCGAAAACATCGTCTAAGCCACCAAGCGCAGATTTATTGCCTCGCAACAAGTACACAAATGTCATGGATGCAGTGTACGCAGTTGCTCATGCAGTGAAAAACATCTTTGATTGCAAAGATGTAAAAAATCTCCTGAAGAGTGAAAAATGTCCTGATATTCTTGACTCTTCCATAAAACCTATCGACATCGTGCAGTTTTTGAAGAATGTGTCGTTCGACGGTAGGTCTGGGTCTCAAATCATGTTCGACAACAATGGCGATCTCCGCTTTGGATCATACGCGATAAAGAACCTTCAACAAATCAATGACAAGGAGATGGATTTCAAAGAGATCGGTATTTGGGACGGCCAGGATGGAAAACTTCTAGTGTATAATAATTCTGTGATCACATGGAATGGGTGGACGTCAGGAAGACCTAAGTCTGTTTGTGCCGACCCTTGTACTCCCGGATATTACCAGGTCAAGGGAAGTGTCGCATGCTGCTGGAAATGCGTCAAGTGCGAGAAAGGTTCTGTAAAACCCACGACTGGTCCAGAACCTTGCAGAAAATGCAGTGAGGGGTATGCATCGAACATTCAACGAACAAGTTGTGTGAAATTAAAATCCGATTACCTGGCATGGGGGAATGCAGAGGGTGTCAGCGCCACTTTGCTTGCTGCTTTAGGACTGATTATATCTAACTGCGTCCTGGCCGTCTTCTACAAATATCGTGACACAGCAGTTGTGAAAGCGTCCAATCGAGAACTTTCGTTTGTACACTTGGCGTGCATTGTAGCTATTTTCGTGCATCCGTTCTTGATGATGGGAAAGCCTACAGTTGGGGGATGCACTGTACTGCCGCTATTCTTCGGAATTCCCTTTACCCTTTGTACTTCCATCATGTTGCTCAAAACTGATCGGCTCCTACGTATATTTAAAGCAAGATCACGGCTGACCGCCGGCGGCAGTTATCTTATTAGCAACAAGATGCAGGCCATCGTTGCGTCGGTAATGACGTTAGTACCTGTTACTCTGACAACAATCTGGTTCGTAGTCCATCCGCCTGAAGTAGTCATCAAAGTAGACAACACCAGAGAAGGCTGGCAAATATTAAGCTGTGGAGCATCAAACGAGCTTCTAAACATTGTTATTCTAGGATATGTGTTGGTTATAGCGTTATTGTGTACGTACTTTGCTTTTAAAGCCAGAAAGCTCCCTGAAAACTTCAACGAGGCCAAGTTCATTTGTTTTGCTATGTTCGCCTTCTGTGTTTTCTGGCTGAGTTTCTTCCCAGCGTTCTACGACAGTGTAGGCTCCACGCGTAACTTTTTGTTCTGTCTGGCGGTGCTTGGTTCAGGGTACGCCGTCCTGGGTATCATGTATGCTCCTAAGCTGCGTGTCATACTCTTTCACCCGGAGAGTAACACCGCAGAGGCTTTCCGAGCAACTACTTTGGTGGCAATGAAAAAGGCCGGGGTTGTTGTGTCTTCCAATAGTGCAACACCTCCACGAATAACGCCCGTGCCCTCCCCTGTGCCCTCAAGACGTAATTCTCCCGACGGTGGTGTAGTATTAGAAGGAAGGACATCAGCAGTTAGTATTGGCCGAACAATATTACCTTCACCTAAGTTAGCTCGTCACTAA
- the LOC140933288 gene encoding neuronal calcium sensor 1-like isoform X2, with the protein MGQDLGKTSRLLSIRRKGGKRGLESKSDHTSSSHDHSNEESSLHFGVRVEGIDELMSNTKFSREELQRMYRGFKNECPNGTVDKDTFKKIYAQFFPYGDSSLYANHVFNVFDQDRDGKVSFEDFVTGLSVSLYGSREEKMKWAFKLYDLNGDGWITREELATVVHSVHCMMGLDSMPSAGSEEMSIEEQVERLFVLMDKNQDGVISEEEFLDGCERDESIKQSLAMFDSVR; encoded by the exons ATGGGTCAAGATTTAGGAAAAACAAGCAGGCTTCTAA GCATTCGACGCAAAGGTGGTAAGAGAGGACTCGAATCAAAAAGCGATCATACATCTTCTTCTCATG ACCACAGCAATGAGGAATCAAGTCTCCATTTCGGAGTCAGAGTTGAGGGTATTGATGAGCTGATGTCAAATACAAAATTCTCAAGAGAGGAGTTGCAAAGAATGTATAGAGGGTTTAAAAAT GAATGCCCTAATGGAACAGTTGATAAAGacacttttaagaaaatttatGCCCAGTTTTTTCCTTATGGAG ATTCAAGCCTTTATGCAAATCATGTATTTAATGTCTTTGACCAAGACAGAGATGGAAAAGTTTCATTTGAG GATTTTGTGACTGGCCTGTCAGTGTCTCTTTACGGCTCTagagaagaaaaaatgaaatgggCATTCAAGCTGTATGATCTGAATGGTGACGGCTGGATAACAAGAGAG GAGCTGGCTACAGTAGTTCATTCAGTTCACTGTATGATGGGACTTGATTCCATGCCATCAGCTGGTAGTGAAGAGATGAGTATTGAGGAACAAGTTGAGAGGCTATTTGTG CTAATGGacaagaatcaagatggcgttATTTCAGAAGAGGAGTTCTTGGACGGATGTGAGAGG GATGAATCTATTAAACAAAGTCTGGCAATGTTTGACTCCGTAAGATGA